The Armatimonadia bacterium genome contains a region encoding:
- a CDS encoding glycoside hydrolase family protein, whose amino-acid sequence MDFGSLLLPVPRRAVFSMDNWYVWCGSAVRGQDGLYHLLFSRWPKAEGFGAWVTHSEIAQAVSADRLGPYEFQGVVLAGAGGDAWDRDVTHNPTVLAAGGRYYLYYMGNYGNGEFWNHRNNQRIGVAVADHPSGPWQRFDKPVLDVAPGCWDCLMTSNPTVCEGPDGRFVMVYKGVGDGPMPKGGAVLSGVASADTPQGPFTRFPEPILRNPENPWAVEDGFVWYQDDRYYLLIKDFQGYFTQAEKGCIALFESRDAERWQLSGPQPAVSREIHWEDGQVEHVNNLERPQLLLEEGVPTALFCACAPEGEGSPEYSFNVALPLRH is encoded by the coding sequence ATGGATTTCGGGTCTTTGCTTCTGCCCGTGCCGCGTCGCGCGGTATTCAGCATGGACAACTGGTATGTGTGGTGTGGCAGTGCCGTCCGGGGCCAGGACGGGCTGTACCACCTGCTCTTCTCCCGCTGGCCCAAGGCAGAAGGCTTCGGCGCCTGGGTGACCCACTCCGAGATCGCCCAGGCCGTGAGCGCCGACCGTCTCGGTCCCTACGAGTTCCAGGGCGTCGTCCTTGCGGGCGCCGGCGGGGATGCCTGGGATCGCGATGTCACTCACAACCCGACGGTCCTTGCCGCCGGCGGCCGGTACTACCTGTACTACATGGGCAACTACGGCAACGGCGAGTTCTGGAACCACCGCAACAACCAGCGCATCGGCGTGGCCGTCGCAGATCATCCCAGCGGGCCCTGGCAGCGCTTCGACAAGCCGGTGCTGGACGTGGCTCCCGGCTGCTGGGACTGTCTGATGACCAGCAACCCGACCGTCTGCGAGGGGCCTGACGGACGCTTCGTCATGGTCTACAAGGGCGTCGGCGATGGTCCGATGCCTAAGGGCGGAGCAGTGCTCTCGGGCGTGGCCTCTGCCGACACCCCCCAGGGTCCCTTCACGCGCTTCCCGGAGCCGATCCTGCGGAACCCCGAGAACCCCTGGGCGGTCGAGGACGGCTTCGTCTGGTACCAGGACGACCGCTACTACCTGCTCATCAAGGACTTCCAGGGGTACTTCACCCAGGCCGAGAAGGGCTGCATCGCTCTCTTCGAGTCTCGCGACGCAGAGCGCTGGCAGCTCTCCGGTCCACAACCGGCCGTGAGTCGCGAGATCCACTGGGAGGACGGACAGGTCGAGCACGTGAATAACCTGGAGCGGCCGCAGCTCCTCCTTGAGGAGGGCGTGCCGACAGCCCTGTTCTGTGCCTGTGCGCCCGAAGGTGAGGGCT